In Blautia wexlerae DSM 19850, a single window of DNA contains:
- a CDS encoding DUF6465 family protein, producing the protein MRKRTTSRAKETIKEATTKATEAVKETVEKTTVKASEVIEEAKDAAADIAKAPVVEEAKETVKKAVKEVAKNIDIKKFAETTIELPGFAVTMSSIEEAIKKDIKDKGIEGKEISVYVNVEQKAAYYTVDGQGSDDYRIDLNTL; encoded by the coding sequence ATGAGAAAAAGAACAACTTCAAGAGCAAAGGAAACTATTAAAGAAGCAACAACAAAGGCTACAGAAGCAGTCAAAGAGACAGTTGAGAAAACAACTGTAAAGGCTTCAGAAGTAATTGAAGAAGCAAAAGACGCTGCAGCTGATATTGCGAAGGCTCCGGTTGTAGAAGAAGCAAAAGAAACTGTAAAGAAAGCAGTAAAAGAAGTGGCTAAAAATATCGACATCAAAAAATTCGCAGAAACAACTATCGAATTACCTGGTTTTGCAGTTACAATGAGCTCCATCGAGGAAGCAATCAAAAAAGACATCAAAGACAAAGGCATCGAAGGAAAAGAAATCAGCGTTTATGTAAATGTTGAGCAGAAAGCCGCTTACTACACAGTAGACGGACAGGGCTCTGACGATTACAGAATCGACCTGAATACATTATAA
- a CDS encoding DUF362 domain-containing protein gives MNKNEIYIKSGTNYKEMTKELLAQCGLASVISDKKMQIGIKPNLVSPSEASWGATTHPEIVAGIIEYLQENGYGNIAILEGSWVGDKTIEAYEVCGYRELTEKYQVPFWDMQKDKGIERDCRGMKLNVCERAANIDFLINVPVLKGHCQTKITCALKNMKGLIPNTEKRHFHAMGLHEPIAHLNAGLHQDFVVVDNICGDLDFEDGGNPVVMNRIWAGTDPVLIDSYVCQIMHYTTKDVPYIELAEKLGVGSTDLKNSRIIYCEENARKELPKSRKVVELQDAVEEVESCSACYGYLIPALEMLKNDGLFEKLDTKICIGQGYRGKTGKLGVGACTCKFEHNVKGCPPTENQIYDFLKQYILGENK, from the coding sequence ATGAACAAAAATGAAATCTATATAAAGAGCGGAACCAATTACAAAGAAATGACAAAGGAACTGCTGGCACAGTGCGGCCTGGCATCTGTAATTTCAGATAAAAAGATGCAGATTGGTATCAAGCCTAATCTTGTATCACCTTCCGAGGCTTCATGGGGAGCTACCACACATCCGGAAATTGTGGCGGGAATTATTGAGTATCTGCAGGAAAACGGATATGGAAATATTGCCATTCTGGAAGGCTCCTGGGTGGGAGATAAGACCATAGAAGCATACGAAGTGTGCGGATATCGTGAACTAACGGAAAAATATCAGGTGCCTTTTTGGGATATGCAGAAAGACAAGGGGATTGAAAGAGATTGCAGGGGGATGAAACTGAATGTCTGTGAACGTGCGGCAAATATCGATTTTCTGATCAATGTTCCGGTATTGAAAGGCCATTGTCAGACAAAGATCACATGTGCATTGAAAAATATGAAAGGATTGATCCCCAATACAGAGAAGCGTCATTTTCATGCGATGGGACTGCATGAACCGATTGCACATCTGAATGCGGGGCTCCATCAGGATTTTGTCGTGGTTGATAACATTTGCGGAGATCTGGATTTCGAGGATGGCGGAAATCCGGTAGTGATGAACCGTATCTGGGCGGGGACGGATCCGGTACTGATCGATTCTTATGTATGTCAGATCATGCATTATACAACGAAAGATGTACCGTATATTGAACTGGCAGAGAAGCTTGGGGTTGGAAGTACTGATCTGAAAAATTCCCGCATCATATACTGTGAGGAAAATGCCCGCAAAGAACTTCCGAAATCAAGAAAAGTGGTAGAACTTCAGGATGCAGTAGAAGAAGTAGAATCCTGCAGTGCCTGCTATGGTTATCTCATCCCGGCTCTGGAAATGCTTAAAAATGACGGCCTTTTCGAGAAACTGGACACGAAAATCTGCATCGGCCAGGGATACCGCGGAAAAACAGGAAAACTGGGTGTAGGTGCATGCACCTGTAAATTTGAACATAACGTAAAGGGATGTCCTCCAACAGAGAATCAGATTTATGATTTCCTGAAGCAGTATATTCTGGGAGAAAATAAATAA
- a CDS encoding AAA family ATPase codes for MSKRVITINRMLGSNGRLIGKALAEELGFAFYDKELIDIAAQKENIPFDLLAKVDEKRGSQWRFPIDHELQMDSDFHFVPMNDVLFDLQRKIILDAAEKEDCVIVGRCANHILDNKCLSVFIHAPFEYRVQTVIERTGREEKSAQKLVKKVDKERRTYYEYFTDKKWKDISQYHLAFDSSKFEQDKIIQMIKMAL; via the coding sequence ATGAGTAAACGCGTGATTACAATAAACAGGATGCTCGGCAGTAATGGCCGCCTGATTGGTAAAGCTCTGGCAGAAGAGCTTGGATTTGCTTTTTATGACAAAGAGCTGATCGATATTGCAGCTCAGAAAGAGAATATTCCTTTTGATTTGCTTGCCAAGGTTGATGAGAAACGTGGCAGCCAGTGGCGTTTTCCCATTGACCATGAACTTCAAATGGACAGCGATTTTCACTTTGTTCCCATGAATGATGTGCTCTTTGATCTTCAGCGAAAAATTATTCTGGATGCTGCTGAGAAAGAAGATTGTGTGATCGTTGGCCGATGCGCCAATCACATCCTCGACAATAAATGCCTGAGCGTATTTATCCATGCACCATTTGAGTATCGTGTACAGACTGTCATCGAGCGTACGGGACGGGAAGAAAAAAGTGCACAGAAGCTGGTTAAGAAAGTGGATAAAGAACGGCGTACTTATTATGAGTACTTTACAGATAAGAAATGGAAAGATATTTCCCAGTATCATCTGGCATTTGACAGCAGTAAATTTGAGCAGGATAAAATTATACAGATGATAAAGATGGCATTGTAA
- a CDS encoding DUF6783 domain-containing protein, translating to MKYPAKWGVQIAGMIFQTRSSTSFSK from the coding sequence GTGAAATATCCCGCAAAATGGGGCGTGCAGATTGCGGGAATGATTTTTCAGACACGCTCTAGTACATCGTTTTCGAAATAA
- a CDS encoding phosphatase PAP2 family protein, whose protein sequence is MATLQQLDMNILLWIQEHLRVDALTPFWRAVTFLGNGGWFWIVLCVLLICFGKTRKTGVTAALSLLSGFLITNLLIKNAVARPRPFDTYTQIIPLITRPKDYSFPSGHTCASFAVALVCLRMLPGKWGILPVVLAGMIAFSRLYLGVHYPGDVLAGFLVALLTSTVACRLMRRTFSPQKS, encoded by the coding sequence ATGGCGACATTACAGCAATTAGATATGAATATTTTACTGTGGATCCAGGAACATTTAAGGGTGGATGCCCTGACTCCGTTCTGGAGAGCAGTCACCTTCCTCGGAAACGGAGGATGGTTCTGGATCGTATTATGTGTGCTTCTGATCTGTTTCGGGAAAACACGCAAAACAGGAGTGACAGCGGCACTCTCGCTGCTGTCAGGGTTTCTGATCACAAATCTGCTGATAAAAAATGCAGTAGCCCGTCCAAGACCTTTTGATACTTATACACAGATCATTCCGCTGATCACCAGACCGAAAGACTATTCATTTCCATCCGGCCATACCTGCGCTTCCTTTGCCGTTGCACTGGTCTGTCTGCGGATGCTGCCCGGGAAATGGGGGATTTTACCTGTTGTTCTGGCCGGAATGATTGCTTTTTCCAGACTCTATCTGGGCGTACATTATCCGGGGGATGTTCTGGCAGGATTTCTGGTGGCATTGCTCACAAGTACAGTGGCATGCAGGCTGATGCGGAGAACATTTTCACCTCAGAAAAGCTGA
- a CDS encoding (2Fe-2S)-binding protein produces the protein MNINFWLNGVNRHAEISPDTLLIDFLRKQGCFSVKRGCETANCGLCTVLMDGRPVLSCSTLAARIEGKKIVTLEGMQREAQEFGSFLANEGAEQCGFCNPGFIMNVFAMLNEIKDPTEEQIKEYLAGNLCRCSGFVSQTRSILKFLKYKKAQEEA, from the coding sequence ATGAATATTAATTTCTGGCTTAACGGAGTGAACCGCCACGCAGAGATCTCCCCGGATACACTGCTGATCGATTTCTTAAGAAAACAGGGCTGTTTCAGCGTGAAAAGAGGCTGCGAAACTGCGAACTGTGGTCTTTGCACAGTTCTTATGGACGGTCGTCCGGTGCTTTCCTGCAGTACACTTGCAGCACGCATTGAGGGAAAGAAAATCGTTACATTGGAAGGAATGCAGAGAGAAGCGCAGGAGTTTGGAAGCTTTCTGGCGAATGAAGGTGCGGAACAGTGCGGTTTCTGCAATCCGGGATTTATCATGAATGTATTTGCGATGCTCAACGAGATCAAAGATCCCACAGAGGAGCAGATCAAAGAATATCTTGCGGGAAATCTGTGCAGATGTTCCGGTTTTGTTTCCCAGACAAGGAGTATCCTGAAGTTCCTGAAATATAAGAAAGCACAGGAGGAAGCATAA
- a CDS encoding MATE family efflux transporter: protein MINTLSADKDNFYRQMLKLTIPIIIQNLLSAAVNSADVIMLNYVGQSAISAVSLAANYSNILFMVYYGLGTGASLLCAQYFGKNNMQAIHAIEGIALRFSIIISGIVALIAFTAPQLMMKIFTSDQKLISIGSSYLRIMGITYLCWGITEVYLAILRSIGRVTISMALNMLAFILNIILNATFIFGLFGAPKLGATGVAIATAASRLIELAACVIVSFLSKDVKLNLTFMFIRSKVLFGDFVRLSLPALGNDVSWSVAFSMYSVILGHLGTDAVAANSLVTVVRNIGSVFCFAIASAGTILLGNVMGKGDLEKSKVYASRMLKMTIIAGAIGGVIVFAITPLVLRFASLSDGAMHYLKYMLLINTYYIMGSAVNTALIAGVFRAGGDTKFGLICDTIDMWVYAVPLGFFAAFVLKLPVLWVYFLLCTDEFVKWPWVFHHYRQGKWAQNITREDLFEQKAS from the coding sequence ATGATAAACACATTATCGGCCGATAAGGATAATTTTTACCGGCAGATGCTTAAACTGACGATTCCGATCATTATCCAGAATCTGCTCAGTGCAGCGGTTAACTCCGCAGATGTAATTATGCTTAATTATGTGGGACAGTCTGCGATTTCTGCGGTGTCTCTGGCTGCCAATTACTCCAATATCCTGTTTATGGTATATTATGGACTTGGTACAGGCGCATCTCTTCTGTGTGCGCAGTATTTCGGAAAAAATAATATGCAGGCTATTCATGCGATCGAGGGAATTGCTCTCCGCTTTTCCATCATAATCTCGGGAATCGTAGCACTAATCGCATTTACTGCTCCTCAGCTTATGATGAAGATTTTTACTTCTGATCAGAAACTGATCTCTATCGGTTCTTCTTATCTTAGGATTATGGGAATTACATATCTCTGTTGGGGAATTACAGAGGTTTATCTGGCGATTTTGCGCAGCATCGGACGTGTAACGATCAGTATGGCATTGAATATGCTGGCTTTTATATTGAATATTATCCTGAATGCCACTTTTATCTTCGGGCTTTTCGGCGCACCGAAGCTGGGGGCTACAGGTGTTGCCATTGCAACTGCTGCTTCCAGACTGATCGAACTGGCAGCATGCGTGATCGTTTCTTTCCTGAGCAAAGATGTTAAATTGAACCTGACCTTTATGTTTATCCGCAGTAAGGTGCTGTTTGGCGACTTCGTCCGGCTGTCACTTCCCGCTCTTGGAAATGACGTTTCCTGGAGTGTTGCTTTCTCCATGTACTCTGTGATCCTGGGACATCTCGGAACAGATGCCGTTGCAGCCAACTCTCTGGTTACGGTTGTCCGCAATATCGGTTCTGTGTTCTGCTTTGCAATTGCCAGTGCGGGAACGATTCTTCTTGGAAATGTAATGGGAAAAGGGGATCTGGAGAAATCGAAGGTGTATGCTTCCAGAATGCTGAAGATGACCATTATAGCCGGTGCCATTGGCGGTGTGATCGTATTTGCCATCACGCCTCTGGTCCTGAGATTTGCATCCTTAAGTGACGGGGCAATGCATTATTTGAAGTACATGCTGCTTATCAATACCTATTATATTATGGGTTCTGCGGTAAACACAGCCTTGATCGCCGGGGTATTCCGCGCAGGCGGTGATACGAAGTTCGGACTGATCTGCGATACCATTGATATGTGGGTATATGCGGTACCTCTGGGATTTTTTGCGGCCTTTGTCCTGAAGCTTCCGGTATTGTGGGTCTACTTCCTGCTCTGTACAGATGAGTTTGTGAAATGGCCATGGGTATTCCATCATTACCGCCAGGGGAAATGGGCACAGAATATTACAAGGGAGGATCTGTTTGAGCAGAAAGCTTCCTGA
- a CDS encoding FAD binding domain-containing protein has protein sequence MLKIKSYVKVNSLAEAYELNQKKTARILGGMVWMKMGNRAISTAIDLSGLGMDAISENDDEFVIGCMTPLHDLETNEALNTYTHGAMKESLCHIVGVQFRNCATVGGSIYGRYGFSDVLTMFLGMDTWVELYDAGRIPLTEFVNMKKDNDILVNIIVRKEPLLTCYLSQRNIKTDFPVLTCAASVIGNEARTVIGARPARAMIVEDKKQILKNFRNMTKKQKEEAIEAFAEYAAENVPTAGNMRGSKEYRTLLVKVLTRRAWEAVGGMKNEY, from the coding sequence ATGCTGAAAATCAAAAGCTATGTAAAGGTAAACAGTCTGGCGGAAGCTTATGAACTGAACCAGAAGAAAACAGCCCGTATTCTTGGGGGAATGGTCTGGATGAAAATGGGCAACAGAGCAATATCCACAGCGATTGATCTTTCCGGTCTGGGGATGGATGCGATTTCGGAGAATGATGACGAATTTGTCATCGGATGTATGACTCCGCTTCATGACCTGGAGACAAATGAAGCTCTGAATACCTACACACATGGAGCTATGAAAGAAAGCCTTTGCCACATTGTAGGCGTACAGTTCAGAAACTGTGCCACTGTGGGAGGAAGCATTTATGGAAGATATGGTTTCTCAGATGTTCTGACCATGTTCCTGGGAATGGATACATGGGTAGAATTATATGATGCAGGCCGTATTCCACTGACTGAATTTGTAAATATGAAGAAGGACAATGACATCCTTGTAAATATCATCGTGCGAAAAGAGCCACTTCTTACCTGTTACTTAAGTCAGAGAAACATAAAAACAGATTTCCCGGTGCTGACCTGTGCAGCTTCTGTGATCGGAAATGAGGCAAGGACTGTGATAGGTGCCAGACCTGCACGTGCCATGATCGTGGAAGATAAGAAGCAGATCCTGAAGAATTTCCGGAACATGACAAAAAAGCAGAAGGAAGAGGCGATCGAAGCCTTTGCAGAATATGCGGCAGAGAACGTTCCTACTGCAGGCAATATGCGAGGATCAAAGGAATACAGAACCCTTCTTGTAAAAGTATTGACAAGAAGAGCCTGGGAAGCAGTAGGAGGGATGAAAAATGAATATTAA
- a CDS encoding iron-containing alcohol dehydrogenase, with protein sequence MNTLRKIYCRAFQKAFHIAIPFLPYRKPKIAGSVKELPEIIMRHKCTHVLIITDGGIMKLGLTRRLEKALKEAGIPYTIYDKTVANPTTVNVREALELYHKEGCDAIIGFGGGSSMDCAKAVGACAVKPNQSLAQMKGILKVHKKLPLLMAVPTTAGTGSETTLAAVITDADTRYKYAINDFPLIPRYAVLDPKVTLSLPPFITATTGMDALTHAVEAYIGNSTTIDTRRDALKAIKLIFENIDIAYEHGDNIQARRNMLHASFYAGCAFTKSYVGYVHAVAHSLGGQYNVPHGLANAILLPLVLREYGSCIDKKLHRLAIAAGLADKNTPDHEAAELFIRAIEEMKERFGIVNIVKEIQETDILKLAHYADKEANPLYPVPKLMDASELEKFYYMLMSLTSKENTSEAEK encoded by the coding sequence ATGAACACTCTCAGAAAAATATATTGCAGGGCTTTTCAGAAAGCTTTTCACATTGCAATTCCCTTTTTACCTTACAGAAAACCCAAAATCGCAGGAAGCGTCAAGGAACTCCCTGAAATCATCATGCGCCACAAATGTACTCATGTACTGATCATTACAGATGGCGGTATCATGAAGCTTGGACTTACCAGAAGACTGGAAAAAGCTTTAAAGGAGGCCGGCATCCCCTATACCATTTATGATAAAACAGTTGCCAACCCTACTACTGTCAATGTCCGCGAAGCCCTGGAGCTTTACCATAAAGAGGGCTGTGATGCCATCATCGGTTTCGGCGGCGGTTCCAGCATGGACTGTGCCAAGGCAGTCGGTGCCTGTGCGGTTAAACCCAATCAGTCTCTGGCCCAGATGAAAGGAATCCTGAAGGTGCATAAGAAACTTCCCCTTCTCATGGCAGTTCCAACCACTGCCGGAACAGGAAGTGAGACCACTCTCGCCGCTGTGATCACAGATGCAGACACCAGATATAAATACGCCATCAACGATTTCCCGCTGATTCCCCGCTATGCAGTGCTGGATCCCAAGGTTACCTTAAGCCTGCCCCCATTTATCACCGCAACTACAGGTATGGATGCCCTGACTCATGCAGTGGAGGCATACATTGGCAATTCCACCACCATTGATACACGCAGGGATGCATTAAAAGCGATAAAACTGATTTTTGAAAATATAGACATTGCCTATGAGCATGGCGATAATATTCAGGCAAGACGAAATATGCTCCACGCCTCCTTCTACGCAGGCTGTGCTTTTACCAAATCCTATGTAGGATATGTTCATGCAGTCGCTCACTCTCTGGGTGGACAGTACAACGTTCCCCATGGACTTGCCAATGCCATTCTGCTGCCGCTGGTACTTCGGGAATATGGCTCCTGCATTGACAAAAAGCTCCACAGACTTGCCATTGCAGCAGGACTTGCAGACAAAAATACGCCGGACCATGAAGCAGCAGAGCTTTTTATCCGGGCAATTGAAGAGATGAAAGAGCGATTTGGAATCGTAAATATTGTAAAAGAAATTCAGGAAACAGATATCCTCAAGCTTGCCCATTATGCAGATAAAGAGGCCAATCCTCTGTATCCTGTGCCGAAGCTTATGGATGCCTCCGAACTGGAGAAATTTTATTACATGCTGATGTCTCTGACTTCCAAGGAAAATACCTCAGAAGCTGAGAAGTAA
- a CDS encoding ABC transporter ATP-binding protein: MFLQIQGIQKSFGAGDSRVDVLKGLDLDIERGEFCVLLGPSGSGKSTLLNIIGGIDSADEGNLVIDGERLADMSEKNLSLYRRKHLGYIFQMYNLIPNLTVRENIEVGAYLSDKPLDVDELLHTLGIYEHQRKLPNQLSGGQQQRTAIGRAIVKNPDILLCDEPTGALDYNTSKEILKLIETVNQKYGNTIVMVTHNDAIKDMADRVVKLRDGMIRKNYLNEHKIPAAELDW, encoded by the coding sequence ATGTTTCTGCAGATACAGGGAATTCAGAAGTCTTTTGGTGCAGGGGACAGCCGGGTGGATGTGCTTAAAGGGCTGGATCTTGACATTGAGAGAGGAGAGTTTTGTGTGCTTCTGGGGCCGTCTGGTTCCGGTAAGTCTACGCTTCTGAATATTATCGGTGGGATTGACAGTGCAGACGAGGGAAATCTGGTCATAGACGGGGAGCGTCTGGCAGATATGTCGGAGAAGAATCTGTCTTTGTACAGGCGTAAGCATCTGGGATATATTTTTCAGATGTATAATCTGATCCCCAATCTTACAGTGCGGGAGAATATAGAGGTGGGAGCCTATCTCAGTGATAAGCCTCTGGATGTAGATGAACTGCTCCATACGCTGGGAATCTATGAGCACCAGAGAAAGCTTCCCAATCAGCTTTCCGGCGGTCAGCAGCAAAGGACTGCCATTGGCAGAGCCATTGTAAAGAATCCGGATATTCTTCTTTGCGATGAGCCTACAGGAGCCCTGGATTATAATACCTCCAAGGAAATCCTGAAGCTGATCGAGACGGTAAACCAGAAATACGGCAACACCATCGTCATGGTAACGCATAACGATGCCATCAAAGATATGGCTGACCGGGTGGTGAAGCTTCGCGATGGGATGATCCGCAAAAATTACCTCAATGAGCATAAGATCCCGGCAGCAGAGCTTGACTGGTAA
- a CDS encoding ABC transporter permease has translation MKNPLRKRLPRELKGELGKYLVVFILMVASIGFVSGFLVADNSMLIAYNEGFEKYNIEDGNFRTAEQVHKTQREEIEALGVKLYDNYYVEEPLDNGSTMRFFKNRQQVDKVCLMKGELPAGTGEIAIDRMYADNNNLSVGDTLRSGKRTWKITGLVALSDYSCLFQNNNDSMFDAVKFGVSVVTEEEFDSLDQEKLQYNYSWIYDEKPKTEKEEKEVSEDLMEDMGKIVTLEAFVPRYLNQAITFTGDDMGGDKAMMIMLLYIIMVIMAFVFGITISNTIRKEAGVIGTLRASGYTRQELILHYMTLPVLVTFVGALIGNILGYTVLKDVCADMYYGSYSLPTYVTVWNGEAFGLTTLVPVVIMLVVNYGVLRHKLKLSPLKFLRRDLSGRKQKRAIYLSPKMKIFSRFRLRVIFQNMSNYMVLFIGILFANLLLMFGLLLPSALSHYQVEIQNNMLAKYQYMLQVPVSAVSGNKFDGLISLLEFYMDSRTDNEDAEEFSAYSLNTLPGKYKSEEVLLYGIEPDSRYVTIDFNNTKDKKDEAGNKEKADNKNTANAEKESAAVYISSAYADKFLLHVGDTITLKEKYEKEKYSFKIAGVYDYTAALCVFMPRSELNDIFDLGEDYYSGYFSDTELTDIKSQYIGSVVDLDALTKISRQLDVSMGSMMGMVNGFAIMIYMVLVYLLSKIIIEKNAQSISMVKILGYTNGEISKLYIMSTSLVVVFCLLLSLPLETVIMKVLFREMMLSSISGWITLWIDPMIYVQMFAAGIITYGIVALLEFRRVKKVPMDEALKNVE, from the coding sequence ATGAAAAATCCTTTACGCAAACGTCTGCCCAGAGAACTGAAGGGAGAACTGGGCAAGTATCTGGTTGTATTTATCCTGATGGTTGCATCCATTGGATTTGTGTCAGGCTTTCTAGTTGCAGATAACAGTATGCTTATTGCTTACAATGAAGGTTTTGAGAAGTACAACATAGAAGACGGAAACTTTCGCACAGCAGAGCAAGTCCACAAAACCCAGAGAGAAGAAATAGAGGCGCTGGGTGTGAAGCTGTATGATAATTATTATGTGGAGGAACCTCTGGATAATGGAAGCACCATGCGTTTTTTTAAAAACAGGCAGCAGGTGGACAAGGTCTGCCTGATGAAGGGAGAGCTGCCTGCCGGGACAGGAGAGATTGCCATTGACAGAATGTATGCAGACAACAACAATCTGTCTGTGGGAGATACGCTCCGGAGCGGAAAAAGAACCTGGAAGATTACCGGCCTGGTGGCACTTTCCGACTACAGCTGCCTGTTTCAGAATAACAACGATTCCATGTTTGATGCTGTGAAATTTGGGGTTTCTGTTGTGACCGAGGAGGAGTTTGATTCTTTGGATCAGGAAAAACTGCAATACAATTATTCCTGGATCTATGACGAAAAACCGAAGACAGAAAAGGAAGAGAAAGAAGTTTCCGAGGATCTGATGGAGGATATGGGAAAGATTGTCACACTGGAGGCTTTTGTACCCCGGTATCTGAATCAGGCCATTACTTTTACAGGGGATGATATGGGTGGAGACAAGGCTATGATGATCATGCTTCTTTATATTATTATGGTGATCATGGCCTTTGTATTCGGAATTACCATCAGCAATACGATACGGAAAGAAGCCGGTGTTATCGGTACCTTACGTGCGTCCGGATATACCAGACAGGAACTGATTCTTCACTATATGACACTTCCGGTGCTGGTTACTTTTGTGGGTGCACTGATCGGAAATATCCTTGGATACACTGTATTAAAGGATGTATGTGCAGATATGTATTATGGAAGCTATAGTCTTCCGACTTATGTGACCGTATGGAATGGGGAGGCATTTGGGCTTACAACTCTGGTTCCGGTAGTTATTATGCTGGTGGTAAATTACGGAGTGCTCAGACATAAGCTGAAGCTGTCACCGTTAAAATTCCTGCGCAGGGATCTGTCGGGAAGAAAGCAGAAGAGGGCAATTTATCTGAGTCCGAAGATGAAAATCTTTTCCAGATTCCGGCTTCGGGTGATTTTTCAGAATATGAGTAATTATATGGTTCTGTTTATCGGGATCCTGTTTGCAAATCTGCTGCTGATGTTCGGATTGCTGCTTCCTTCGGCACTGTCCCATTACCAGGTGGAAATCCAGAACAATATGCTGGCAAAATACCAGTATATGCTTCAGGTTCCGGTCAGCGCAGTAAGTGGAAATAAATTTGACGGTCTGATCTCTCTGCTGGAGTTTTATATGGATTCCAGAACAGACAATGAAGATGCAGAGGAATTTTCTGCTTATTCCCTGAATACACTGCCAGGAAAATATAAGAGTGAGGAAGTACTGCTTTACGGGATCGAACCGGACAGCAGGTATGTAACGATAGATTTTAATAATACAAAAGATAAAAAAGATGAAGCGGGGAATAAAGAAAAAGCAGATAACAAGAATACGGCAAATGCAGAAAAAGAAAGCGCAGCAGTTTATATTTCGAGCGCATATGCGGATAAATTCCTGCTTCATGTGGGGGATACCATCACTCTGAAAGAAAAATACGAAAAAGAGAAATATTCGTTTAAAATAGCAGGAGTTTATGATTATACGGCTGCCTTGTGTGTGTTTATGCCCCGCAGTGAACTGAATGATATTTTTGATTTGGGAGAGGATTATTACAGTGGGTATTTCTCAGATACAGAGCTTACAGATATCAAGAGCCAGTATATAGGATCTGTAGTTGACCTTGATGCACTGACAAAGATCTCCAGACAGCTGGATGTATCCATGGGAAGTATGATGGGTATGGTAAACGGATTTGCCATTATGATCTATATGGTACTGGTCTATCTTCTTTCCAAGATCATTATCGAAAAAAATGCCCAGTCTATTTCAATGGTAAAAATCCTGGGCTATACAAATGGCGAGATCAGCAAGCTATATATTATGTCCACGTCTTTGGTGGTGGTGTTCTGTCTGCTTTTGAGTCTGCCGCTAGAAACAGTAATCATGAAAGTTCTGTTCCGGGAGATGATGCTGTCCAGTATTTCCGGATGGATTACGCTCTGGATCGACCCGATGATCTATGTGCAGATGTTTGCAGCAGGAATCATTACATACGGAATCGTGGCCTTGCTGGAATTTCGGAGAGTGAAGAAGGTTCCTATGGATGAAGCCTTAAAAAATGTTGAGTAG